From Canis lupus familiaris isolate Mischka breed German Shepherd chromosome 16, alternate assembly UU_Cfam_GSD_1.0, whole genome shotgun sequence, one genomic window encodes:
- the OR6W1 gene encoding olfactory receptor family 6 subfamily W member 1 (The RefSeq protein has 1 non-frameshifting indel compared to this genomic sequence), with translation MSNFSIVREFVLLGFSHLHEFQILLFAFILLIYVLTVLGNLAIITLTCLDTRLHSPMYFFLCNFSLMEMLVTSTVVPRMLADLLSTHKTISLAKCLTQSFFYFSLGSTNFLILTVMAFDRYVAICRPLHYPTIMNGPVCVKLVAVCWVVGFVSIISPTLQKTQLWFCGPNIIDHYFCDSAPLLKLSCSDTHHIERMDFFLSFLFVLATMMLIIVSYFLIVAAVLRIPSFSGRQKAFSTCASHLTVVVLGYGSTIFIYVRPGKGHSTHLNKVVALMTAVVTPFLNPFIFTFRNEKFKEVIEDMTKRLRFRDAAAHR, from the coding sequence ATGAGTAACTTCAGTATCGTCAGGGAATTTGTGCTGCTGGGATTTTCACATCTCCATGAGTTCCAGATCCTCCTCTTTGCATTCATCCTATTGATATATGTGCTGACTGTGCTGGGGAACCTGGCCATTATCACCCTCACATGCCTTGACACCCGCCTCCACTcacccatgtacttcttcctctgcaACTTCTCCCTCATGGAGATGCTGGTCACCTCCACTGTGGTTCCTAGGATGCTGGCAGACCTACTATCTACTCATAAGGCCAAGTGCCTGACCCAgtctttcttttacttctctttggGTTCCACCAACTTCTTGATTCTCACAGTCATGGCCTTCGATCGCTACGTGGCTATCTGCCGCCCTCTGCACTACCCAACCATCATGAATGGTCCAGTGTGTGTGAAGCTGGTGGCAGTCTGCTGGGTGGTTGGCTTCGTCTCCATCATCTCCCCCACCCTGCAGAAAACACAACTCTGGTTCTGCGGCCCTAATATCATCGACCATTACTTTTGTGACTCTGCCCCACTTCTCAAGCTTTCCTGCTCTGATACCCACCACATTGAGCGCATGGAtttcttcttatcttttctctttgtgctGGCCACCATGATGCTGATCATAGTGTCCTATTTCCTCATTGTGGCTGCAGTGCTGCGAATTCCCTCCTTCTCTGGGCGCCAGAAGGCCTTCTCCACCTGTGCCTCCCACCTCACTGTGGTGGTTCTGGGCTATGGCAGCACCATCTTCATCTATGTGAGGCCAGGCAAGGGCCACTCCACACACCTCAACAAGGTGGTGGCTCTGATGACTGCAGTGGTGACCCCTTTCCTCAATCCCTTCATCTTCACCTTCCGGAATGAGAAGTTCAAGGAGGTCATTGAAGATATGACCAAAAGACTCCGCTTCAGAGATGCAGCAGCTCACAGATGA
- the OR9A8 gene encoding olfactory receptor family 9 subfamily A member 8: MNNLSSATEFYLLGFPGSQELHHILFAIFFFSYSVTLVGNTVIIVIVCVDKRLQSPMYFFLGHLSASEILITTIIVPMMLWGLLLPGMQTISLAACATQLFLYLAVATTEFALLGAMAVDRYVAVCNPLRYNVIMNSRTCIWVVIVSWTFGFLSEIWPVYATFQFTFCKSNLLDHFFCDRGQLFKLSCDDTLFTEFVLFLMAIVIIIGSLAPTVISYTYIICTILRMPTASGQRKAFSTCASHFTVVVIMYGSCLFIHVKPKLTQAAEYNKIVSLLISVLTPFLNPFIFTLRNDKVKEALWDLMKCCNQLFKG; encoded by the coding sequence ATGAACAACTTGTCTAGTGCCACTGAGTTCTACCTTCTAGGCTTCCCCGGGTCCCAAGAACTACACCACATTCTTTTTgctatattctttttctcctactCAGTGACATTAGTGGGAAACACAGTCATCATTGTGATTGTGTGTGTTGATAAACGTCTGCAGTCccccatgtatttcttccttgGTCACCTCTCTGCTTCGGAGATCTTAATTACAACTATTATCGTTCCTATGATGCTTTGGGGGTTGCTACTCCCTGGGATGCAGACGATATCTTTGGCTGCATGTGCCACCCAGCTCTTCCTGTACCTTGCTGTGGCGACTACAGAGTTTGCATTACTGGGAGCGATGGCTGTGGACCGTTACGTGGCTGTCTGTAACCCTTTGAGGTACAATGTCATTATGAACAGCCGCACCTGCATCTGGGTGGTCATTGTGTCctggacatttgggtttctttctgaaatatgGCCTGTCTATGCCACATTTCAGTTTACCTTCTGCAAGTCCAATCTGTTAGACCATTTTTTCTGTGACCGAGGGCAACTGTTCAAACTATCCTGTGATGACACCCTTTTCACAgagtttgttcttttcttaatgGCTATTGTCATTATCATTGGTTCTCTGGCCCCAACAGTTATCTCCTACACCTACATCATCTGCACCATCCTCAGGATGCCCACAGCCTCAGGCCAGAGGAAAGCCTTCTCTACATGTGCTTCTCATTTCACTGTTGTTGTTATTATGTATGGCAGCTGCTTGTTTATCCATGTGAAACCTAAGCTAACGCAGGCAGCGGAGTATAATAAAATAGTTTCCCTGTTGATTTCTGTGTTAACCCCTTTCCTGAATCCTTTCATCTTCACCCTCAGGAACGACAAAGTCAAAGAGGCCCTTTGGGATCTTATGAAATGCTGTAATCAACTCTTCAAAGGTTGA
- the LOC119874624 gene encoding olfactory receptor 6V1 yields MANLSHPSEFVLLGFSSFGKLQVLLYGPLLMLYLLAFVGNTVIIVMVIANTHLHTSMYFFLGNFSLLEILVTMTAVPKMLSDLLTSHKVISFNGCMVQFYFYFSLGSTSFLILSDMALDRFMAICHPLRYGTLMSWAVCVRLAGVAWAAPFLAMVPTVLSRAYLNYCHNNIINHFFCDNAPLLQLSCSDTRLLEFWDFVMALAFVLSSFLVTLISYGYIVTTVLRIPSASGRHKAFSTCGSHLTLVFIGYSSTIFLYVRLGKTHSVEVNKTVALVTSVLTPFLNPFILTFRNETVKAVLQGQMQRLKGLHKGL; encoded by the coding sequence ATGGCAAATCTGAGCCACCCTTCTGAATTTGTCCTCTTGGGCTTCTCCTCTTTTGGCAAGCTTCAGGTTCTGCTGTATGGACCCTTACTCATGCTTTATCTTCTTGCCTTCGTGGGAAACACAGTCATCATAGTCATGGTCATAGCAAACACCCACCTACATACGTCCATGTACTTCTTTCTGGGTAACTTTTCACTGCTGGAGATCTTGGTAACCATGACAGCAGTGCCTAAGATGCTCTCAGACCTGCTGACTTCCCACAAAGTCATTTCCTTCAATGGCTGCATGGTCCAGTTCTACTTCTACTTTTCCCTGGGTTCCACCTCCTTCCTCATCCTGTCAGACATGGCCCTTGACCGCTTTATGGCCATCTGCCACCCACTGCGCTATGGCACTTTGATGAGCTGGGCTGTGTGTGTCCGGCTGGCAGGAGTTGCCTGGGCAGCTCCTTTCCTGGCCATGGTGCCCACTGTCCTCTCCCGGGCTTATCTCAATTATTGCCATAACAACATCATTAACCACTTCTTCTGTGACAATGCACCTCTGCTACAGCTGTCCTGCTCAGACACCAGGCTGCTGGAATTCTGGGACTTTGTGATGGCCTTGGCCTTTGTCCTCAGTTCCTTCCTAGTGACCCTCATCTCCTATGGCTATATTGTGACCACTGTGCTGAGGATCCCGTCTGCTAGTGGCCGCCATAAGGCTTTCTCTACATGTGGGTCACATCTCACCCTTGTCTTCATTGGCTACAGCAGCACCATCTTCCTTTATGTCAGGCTTGGCAAAACACATTCTGTGGAAGTCAACAAGACCGTAGCCTTGGTGACATCGGTCCTCACTCCCTTTCTCAATCCCTTTATCCTTACCTTCCGCAATGAGACAGTCAAGGCAGTGCTACAGGGGCAGATGCAGAGGCTTAAAGGCCTCCACAAGGGACTATGA